A genomic stretch from Rhizobium brockwellii includes:
- a CDS encoding hemagglutinin repeat-containing protein translates to MSVKTDLGSEARGLGCRLGRFANRSLAIVLSALLVFQPMLANAQSVSASTTAPAANQPGVGTAPNGVPLIDIVTPNSKGLSHNKYDNFNVGTPGLILNNYKGEIGNSNLGGVTPGNANLNTSGPASVILNEVISGNRSALNGAIEVFGARADVVIANPSGITCDGCGFINTPHATLTTGVPDIGADGALKGFTVNGGDVTIGPNGGNFAAGPGAVDLFDIVSRSVHVNGPVYGKDLRVTAGRNQFDYATGNATPLAATSGTPEYAIDGSALGAMQAGRIKMVVTENGAGVRMSGNLAANANELSLSADGKISLGNVSGEQGVSISSKAKVTAAKVTSKAKVAVQADQGITLDTVAADGDIVLSSGSGLLSVGGEVNSAANVLMSSAAGIAAGSVVAGNALALSATSGDIQVAGAVNGADALTITATSGSISAASLVSGNDLTLSAGADIAISGDMLAKGNVTASGRSIAAATVAAGLDLAATAQSANGTLMLQQTGSMSLTATNGSITAGNALMSSGALSATATQNIAYIKLQSLSSAALTASGQISYGNPTSATDNLTFTTTNIDLSNGAASNITSGGTLTLNANSANLSNNSLTLGGLALNLSGTADLSGATINAVTGAGGSGDIDINAGGLSTSVSTALLAADDLTLTLPSLTNAGQLAAGDDLTLNISGNFTNSATGLAYAGHDAGLFIGGVLTNDQGAILAGNDLEIAGTTSGQRNAGVTNISGLIQAGNDMSILTSNLTNRRAATPQWTTGTLVSSGVVSGFTLNPVAAGLPFGYLETADQNMFQLYAGVDPGLWQDYQPLLWSKATLADGTTYRAWTWISADGPEKVTPIIDWIRARVPRDANGNPVVDPNNPSRYFIVDEVNFSGSDESTTYTWDWSSHLSQSVYEDRLVGTLSPEATIRASRNLTVDATNLSNSYSSIEAGGDATLKGSTLTNTGVSLFRTTTTTCHAQGACTAYNANGTANPSKNIANGSTIVSSVQAIGGVSANIKAGGALSVNYSSVNNTSAAGSMAGGASVAAASNPGDPLSALSGLTAGGALFNVNADLVPPANPQSGDVGDPIPGQIFLFETRAAYLDVGTFYGSGYFMDKIGYQPDSTIPFLGDAYFENQLIEKQIQQLAGQGLGPGSFIPGSDATEQVKTLLDNGVKYASDHNLQVGQALTPEAVAALTKPVVLYQKQVVNGIEVLAAVVYLPSTATAQLTASGALMSGASVSVAGGAINNSGAMVASNDLSVSGSSISSNGGTFKAGNDVSLSSSGALTLTAQSMDLGGQAMVNPNAAVTAGSDATIAAATDLTLNGALVNATGNASLTGKNVTLDSAKVDNGGQQNATGSQVASGGSLTIKATDNVNVIGSSVKAGTTLEVTADNGSVAVVSTDVARNNQSGYTKTLSTDQQQSQLSAGTDATIKSGDDILLSGSSVKAEGNVALSAGDDINITAAQEHSESSFGKKSASSITHVGSEISAGGDLSVTAGNGSGDHDLNIVGSKLTADGKVGLKADGDVTIAEATDTATLDTKLSLKGGFLGNSEKTTTHLETTTAVGSAITGGGGVDIESGKDTVISASRIEAGNEAGAANLNITTKGDLIIASGKDTSAKDDKGSRSGFLSKGSSSHKSYDETTIASELGASGNINLDAGGAAVIAGSKADADGSISVEGDSVSVIGAAEQHELEITRKKSGLFVGSGDGFISFWGAEQKSGSQASALNVASVLSAGTDVALKSRETDVNILGSQISATDNITLDAARDVNITPGAESASSEEKEKRSGFGISFGSSSGGFSVGIGVSSVSDTTKQGSQTNAMATLSAGNDLAIKAGRDANLQAADVAADRDVAITAERDVNLLSAEDKSNYESVHEQFFAGVTLSVSSGLVSAASNAVAAASKVGDGSASKSIAHIAIAGIEAYSVLDALTNHDAAGEFDKLKNGQSSVFASASLTAGFQYSKSSEKGSSSDPVSTTIRGGNSVTVEATSGNLFGNGAQILAGYDADGMPNGKSGDIALIAGQDVILQSAQATTNNSTRNSSGGVQVDLVNPGLSFNYGKGSSNGSSVTQVNSHVVGSGDVFIQSGNDTRLQGAVVSGESITADVGHDLIIESQLDTTSQKANQFGISGGFGSGTPASLSGSLQKATGSAAIVSEQSGIHAGSGGFDITVNNKTALTGGLITSQAPAIQNWLETGTLEFNDLDTHSKWKADSYSGGLTLTGPLLAPPMHDGESATGQALSAVSPGQIIITDPAHQTQNLENLRRDTSNTNTSLPGIPELQDILREQLETQELYQDAAAKAAKFIGDFALKRRQAATTDEERAFWAEGGPGPAALHALAGGLLGGVTDVSGMIRGALGGATSSLLGPHIRDLVAEIVNGTSLAGTAQGEQLINIISASLVQGLAASVSGGEGAAYAGYAFKYNYITHREFDEYEKKLSECQGDSSCEERVEAQRAADWASRQGRYIEACRSDAESCRGLLAKMEIDLALLQENSASHDSAKAWLGADIAGLLSLQWTMLEQLAAQGKLSSAEQLKLNEYRVTPLSKLVEALTLAIDSPKPWKRVQTIGGKTCVYSCEIDGTVRYVGITDDVARRGIEHLRSKEIVIREIPGLSNLSRQDARAVEQTLINYYGLEKNGGTLINKINSISAIKNPTAYERALIKGATLLRNAKYPGF, encoded by the coding sequence ATGAGTGTGAAAACCGATCTTGGTTCTGAAGCGAGGGGTCTTGGCTGCCGGCTCGGCAGATTTGCCAATCGCTCGCTTGCCATCGTGCTCAGCGCGCTGCTGGTTTTTCAGCCGATGCTTGCCAATGCCCAGTCGGTCTCTGCGAGCACCACGGCGCCGGCCGCCAACCAGCCGGGCGTCGGTACGGCCCCGAACGGCGTGCCGCTCATCGACATCGTCACGCCGAACAGCAAGGGCCTGTCGCATAACAAATACGACAATTTCAACGTCGGCACGCCGGGGCTGATCCTCAACAATTACAAGGGCGAGATCGGCAATTCCAATCTCGGCGGCGTCACCCCGGGCAATGCCAATCTCAACACGTCAGGTCCGGCATCGGTCATCCTCAACGAGGTCATCAGCGGCAACCGCTCTGCCTTGAACGGCGCGATCGAGGTGTTCGGCGCGCGAGCCGATGTCGTCATCGCCAATCCGAGCGGCATCACCTGCGACGGCTGCGGCTTCATCAACACGCCGCATGCAACGCTAACCACAGGCGTCCCCGATATCGGCGCGGACGGCGCGCTGAAGGGTTTCACGGTCAACGGCGGCGATGTCACCATCGGACCGAATGGCGGCAACTTCGCCGCCGGGCCTGGCGCGGTCGACCTTTTCGACATCGTCTCGCGCTCCGTGCACGTCAACGGCCCGGTTTATGGCAAGGACCTTCGCGTCACGGCCGGCCGTAATCAATTCGATTATGCCACCGGCAACGCCACGCCGCTTGCGGCGACGTCCGGCACACCGGAATACGCGATCGACGGTTCGGCGCTCGGCGCCATGCAGGCCGGCCGCATCAAGATGGTCGTCACCGAAAACGGCGCCGGCGTGCGCATGAGCGGCAATCTTGCCGCCAACGCCAACGAGCTGTCATTGTCGGCCGACGGCAAGATCTCGCTCGGCAACGTCTCCGGCGAGCAGGGCGTGTCGATCTCCTCGAAGGCGAAGGTGACCGCCGCCAAGGTCACGTCGAAGGCAAAGGTCGCCGTTCAGGCGGATCAGGGCATCACTCTCGATACGGTCGCCGCCGATGGCGACATCGTGCTTTCAAGCGGCAGCGGATTGTTGAGTGTCGGCGGCGAGGTCAACAGCGCCGCCAACGTCCTGATGTCGTCGGCCGCCGGCATTGCGGCCGGCAGCGTCGTGGCCGGCAATGCGCTCGCCCTGTCCGCCACCTCGGGCGACATCCAGGTTGCCGGCGCCGTCAACGGCGCCGACGCGCTGACGATCACGGCGACATCGGGCTCGATCTCCGCAGCCTCGCTTGTGAGCGGCAACGATCTGACGCTGTCCGCCGGCGCCGACATCGCCATATCGGGCGATATGCTCGCTAAGGGCAACGTCACGGCTTCAGGCCGCTCGATCGCAGCCGCGACCGTCGCCGCCGGCCTCGACCTCGCCGCCACCGCACAATCGGCCAACGGCACGCTGATGCTGCAGCAGACGGGCAGCATGAGCCTTACCGCCACGAACGGTTCGATCACCGCCGGCAACGCGCTCATGAGCAGCGGCGCTCTTTCGGCCACAGCAACGCAGAATATCGCCTATATCAAGCTCCAGAGCCTCAGCAGCGCAGCACTGACGGCATCGGGCCAGATCAGCTACGGCAATCCCACCAGCGCCACAGACAACCTGACGTTCACTACCACCAATATCGATCTCTCCAATGGCGCAGCCAGCAACATCACCTCCGGCGGCACGCTGACGCTCAATGCCAATAGCGCCAATCTCAGCAACAACAGCCTGACGCTCGGCGGCCTCGCCCTCAATCTCTCCGGCACGGCCGATCTCAGTGGCGCCACCATCAACGCCGTCACCGGTGCCGGCGGTTCCGGCGACATCGACATCAACGCCGGCGGCCTCTCCACCTCAGTCAGCACGGCGCTGCTCGCCGCCGACGACCTGACGCTGACGCTGCCGTCTCTCACCAATGCCGGCCAATTGGCCGCCGGCGACGATCTGACGCTCAACATTTCCGGCAATTTCACCAACAGCGCCACGGGCCTTGCCTATGCCGGCCACGACGCGGGCCTGTTCATCGGCGGGGTGCTCACCAATGATCAGGGCGCCATCCTCGCCGGCAATGATCTTGAGATTGCCGGGACGACATCAGGACAAAGGAACGCTGGCGTCACCAATATTTCCGGTCTGATCCAGGCTGGAAACGACATGTCCATCCTCACCAGCAATCTGACCAACAGGCGGGCCGCCACACCGCAATGGACGACGGGGACGCTGGTGTCTTCAGGTGTCGTCAGCGGCTTCACGCTGAACCCCGTCGCCGCCGGCCTGCCTTTCGGCTATCTCGAGACCGCAGATCAGAACATGTTCCAGCTCTATGCCGGCGTCGATCCGGGCTTGTGGCAGGATTATCAGCCTCTGCTCTGGTCGAAGGCGACGCTCGCCGACGGTACGACCTATCGCGCCTGGACCTGGATCTCTGCCGACGGACCCGAAAAGGTCACGCCGATCATCGACTGGATCAGGGCCCGCGTGCCGAGGGACGCGAACGGCAATCCCGTTGTCGATCCCAACAACCCGTCGCGCTATTTCATCGTCGACGAGGTGAATTTCAGCGGTTCAGACGAAAGCACCACCTACACATGGGATTGGTCATCCCATCTCAGCCAGTCGGTCTACGAAGACCGGTTGGTCGGCACGCTCAGCCCGGAAGCGACGATCCGGGCAAGCCGCAACCTCACGGTCGACGCCACGAATCTCAGCAATTCCTACAGCTCGATCGAGGCCGGCGGCGACGCGACGCTGAAGGGCTCAACGCTGACCAATACCGGCGTCAGCCTGTTTCGCACGACGACGACAACCTGCCATGCCCAGGGCGCCTGCACCGCCTATAATGCCAATGGCACTGCCAATCCCTCGAAGAATATCGCCAACGGCTCGACAATCGTCAGTTCCGTCCAGGCGATCGGCGGTGTATCGGCCAACATCAAGGCCGGCGGCGCACTCTCCGTCAATTACAGCAGCGTCAACAACACGTCTGCGGCCGGCTCGATGGCCGGTGGCGCCAGCGTCGCTGCCGCAAGCAATCCCGGCGATCCGTTGTCGGCGCTCTCCGGCCTGACTGCCGGCGGCGCATTGTTCAACGTCAACGCGGACCTTGTGCCTCCGGCCAACCCGCAATCCGGCGACGTCGGCGACCCGATTCCAGGACAGATCTTCCTGTTCGAAACGCGCGCGGCCTACCTCGATGTCGGCACCTTCTATGGCTCCGGCTATTTCATGGACAAAATCGGCTATCAGCCGGACAGCACGATTCCTTTCCTCGGCGATGCCTATTTCGAGAACCAGCTGATTGAAAAGCAGATCCAGCAGCTTGCCGGCCAGGGTCTGGGACCGGGCTCCTTCATCCCCGGCAGCGACGCCACCGAGCAGGTCAAGACGCTGCTCGACAATGGCGTCAAGTACGCCAGCGACCACAATCTGCAGGTTGGCCAGGCGCTCACCCCCGAAGCGGTCGCCGCGCTGACGAAGCCGGTCGTCCTCTATCAGAAGCAGGTGGTCAATGGCATCGAGGTGCTGGCGGCGGTCGTCTATCTCCCGAGCACGGCAACGGCGCAGCTGACCGCCTCCGGCGCGCTGATGTCAGGCGCATCGGTCTCCGTTGCGGGCGGCGCGATCAACAATTCCGGCGCCATGGTCGCCTCCAACGATCTTTCCGTTTCCGGCTCCTCGATTTCTTCGAACGGCGGCACATTCAAGGCCGGCAACGACGTCTCGCTGTCCTCCTCGGGTGCGCTGACTCTGACGGCGCAATCCATGGATCTCGGCGGCCAGGCGATGGTCAATCCGAACGCCGCGGTCACCGCCGGCAGCGATGCGACGATTGCCGCGGCGACCGACCTCACGCTGAACGGCGCTCTGGTCAATGCCACAGGCAACGCCTCGCTCACCGGCAAGAATGTGACGTTGGATTCAGCCAAGGTCGACAATGGCGGTCAACAAAATGCCACCGGCAGCCAGGTTGCTAGTGGCGGTAGCCTGACGATCAAGGCAACCGACAATGTCAACGTCATCGGCAGTTCCGTCAAGGCGGGCACGACGCTCGAGGTGACCGCCGACAACGGCTCGGTGGCCGTGGTGTCGACCGATGTCGCCCGCAACAACCAATCCGGCTACACCAAGACCCTCTCCACCGACCAGCAGCAATCGCAGCTTTCCGCCGGCACGGATGCGACGATCAAATCAGGCGACGACATCCTGCTCTCCGGCTCCTCCGTCAAGGCTGAAGGCAACGTCGCGCTCAGCGCCGGCGACGATATCAACATCACCGCCGCGCAGGAGCATTCCGAGTCCTCCTTCGGCAAGAAATCCGCCTCGTCGATCACCCATGTCGGCTCGGAGATATCCGCCGGCGGCGACCTCTCGGTGACGGCAGGCAACGGCAGCGGCGATCACGACCTCAACATCGTCGGCAGCAAGCTTACCGCCGACGGCAAGGTCGGTCTCAAGGCCGATGGTGACGTGACGATCGCCGAAGCCACCGACACCGCGACCCTCGACACCAAGCTCAGCCTCAAGGGCGGTTTCCTCGGCAACAGCGAGAAGACGACCACCCATCTGGAAACGACCACGGCCGTCGGTTCCGCCATCACAGGCGGTGGCGGCGTCGACATTGAATCCGGCAAGGACACGGTCATCTCGGCCTCGAGGATCGAAGCCGGTAATGAGGCCGGCGCTGCGAACCTGAACATCACCACCAAGGGCGACCTCATCATCGCCTCCGGCAAGGACACCAGTGCCAAGGATGACAAGGGCTCGCGCAGCGGCTTCCTCTCCAAGGGCTCATCCAGCCACAAGAGCTATGATGAGACGACCATTGCCTCCGAGCTTGGCGCATCCGGCAATATCAATCTGGATGCCGGCGGCGCGGCGGTCATCGCGGGCTCGAAGGCGGATGCCGACGGCTCGATTTCCGTCGAGGGCGACAGCGTCTCAGTCATCGGTGCGGCCGAGCAGCATGAGCTTGAAATCACGCGCAAGAAATCTGGCCTCTTCGTCGGCTCGGGCGACGGCTTCATTTCGTTCTGGGGCGCGGAACAGAAGAGTGGCAGCCAGGCCTCCGCGCTGAATGTGGCATCGGTGCTTTCTGCTGGGACTGATGTAGCGCTCAAGTCCCGCGAGACCGATGTCAACATTCTCGGCTCGCAGATCTCCGCGACGGATAACATCACGCTGGATGCGGCCCGCGACGTCAATATCACGCCGGGCGCCGAAAGCGCCTCCTCGGAGGAAAAGGAAAAACGCTCCGGTTTTGGCATTTCCTTCGGTTCGAGCAGCGGCGGATTCTCGGTCGGCATCGGCGTATCCTCCGTCTCGGACACGACGAAGCAAGGCTCTCAGACCAACGCGATGGCCACCCTTTCCGCCGGCAACGACCTGGCGATCAAGGCTGGGCGCGACGCCAACCTGCAGGCCGCCGATGTCGCAGCCGATCGCGATGTTGCGATCACTGCGGAGCGCGACGTCAATCTGCTCAGTGCGGAAGACAAGTCGAATTACGAGAGTGTGCACGAGCAATTCTTTGCCGGCGTGACGCTGTCGGTTTCCTCGGGTCTCGTTTCCGCCGCGAGCAACGCGGTGGCAGCCGCTTCGAAGGTCGGCGATGGCAGCGCCAGCAAATCCATTGCGCACATAGCGATCGCCGGGATCGAAGCCTATTCGGTACTCGATGCCCTGACCAATCACGACGCTGCCGGTGAGTTTGACAAACTCAAAAATGGACAGTCGAGCGTGTTTGCCTCGGCCTCGCTCACCGCTGGCTTCCAGTATAGCAAAAGCAGCGAGAAAGGTTCCAGCTCAGACCCGGTTTCCACCACGATCCGGGGCGGCAATTCCGTCACCGTCGAAGCGACGTCGGGCAATCTGTTCGGCAATGGCGCACAGATTCTTGCCGGCTACGATGCCGATGGCATGCCGAACGGCAAGTCCGGCGACATCGCGCTGATCGCCGGCCAGGACGTTATCCTGCAGAGTGCTCAAGCGACTACCAACAATTCCACCAGGAACAGCTCTGGCGGCGTTCAAGTCGATCTCGTCAATCCCGGCCTCAGCTTCAACTATGGCAAAGGCTCATCCAACGGCTCCTCGGTTACCCAGGTCAACAGCCATGTCGTCGGCTCCGGTGACGTGTTCATCCAGTCCGGCAATGACACCAGACTGCAGGGCGCCGTCGTTAGCGGCGAGAGTATCACCGCCGATGTCGGCCACGACCTGATTATTGAAAGCCAGCTCGACACGACATCACAAAAGGCCAATCAGTTCGGCATCAGCGGCGGTTTTGGCAGCGGCACTCCGGCAAGTCTGAGCGGCTCCTTGCAAAAGGCCACCGGCAGTGCCGCGATCGTCTCCGAACAATCCGGCATCCATGCCGGTTCCGGCGGCTTCGATATCACCGTCAATAACAAGACGGCGCTGACGGGTGGGCTGATCACCTCTCAGGCGCCGGCAATACAAAACTGGCTTGAGACCGGCACGCTAGAGTTCAACGACCTCGACACCCATTCGAAATGGAAGGCCGACAGCTATAGTGGCGGGTTGACGCTCACTGGACCGCTCCTTGCCCCGCCCATGCATGATGGCGAAAGTGCGACGGGTCAGGCGCTATCCGCCGTCTCGCCGGGCCAGATCATCATCACAGATCCCGCCCACCAAACGCAGAACCTCGAGAATCTGCGCCGTGACACCAGCAACACCAACACGTCGTTGCCGGGCATTCCCGAACTGCAGGATATCCTGCGTGAGCAGTTGGAGACGCAGGAACTCTATCAGGACGCCGCCGCCAAGGCCGCCAAGTTCATTGGCGACTTCGCGCTGAAGCGGAGGCAAGCGGCAACCACTGACGAGGAGCGGGCTTTCTGGGCCGAAGGTGGTCCCGGTCCCGCGGCGCTGCATGCGTTGGCTGGCGGTCTGCTCGGCGGCGTCACGGATGTCTCCGGTATGATCAGGGGCGCTCTTGGGGGAGCCACGTCTTCGCTGCTCGGCCCGCACATCCGCGACCTAGTCGCCGAAATCGTCAACGGCACTTCGCTTGCCGGCACCGCCCAGGGCGAGCAGCTGATCAATATCATCAGCGCGAGTCTGGTACAGGGCCTTGCGGCCAGCGTCAGCGGTGGAGAGGGCGCCGCTTACGCAGGGTATGCGTTTAAGTACAACTACATCACGCATAGGGAATTTGATGAATACGAGAAGAAGCTGAGCGAATGCCAAGGCGATTCATCGTGTGAAGAGAGGGTAGAGGCTCAGCGAGCAGCGGATTGGGCCAGTCGCCAGGGCCGCTATATCGAGGCATGCCGGAGTGACGCTGAAAGCTGCCGTGGCCTGCTCGCTAAGATGGAGATCGATCTCGCTCTACTCCAGGAAAACAGTGCTTCTCATGATTCCGCCAAGGCATGGCTGGGCGCTGACATTGCAGGATTGCTGTCGTTGCAGTGGACGATGCTGGAGCAGCTCGCCGCTCAAGGTAAGTTAAGCTCGGCGGAGCAATTGAAGCTAAACGAATACCGAGTTACGCCATTGTCGAAGCTCGTCGAAGCGCTAACACTGGCAATCGACAGCCCAAAACCGTGGAAACGGGTGCAGACTATCGGCGGGAAAACTTGCGTTTATAGTTGCGAAATCGACGGTACCGTCCGATACGTTGGAATTACAGACGATGTTGCAAGGCGGGGAATTGAACACCTGCGATCGAAAGAAATCGTCATTAGAGAAATTCCTGGTCTTTCTAATTTGTCGAGACAGGACGCCAGGGCAGTTGAGCAAACTCTAATAAACTACTATGGGCTGGAAAAAAATGGTGGCACGTTAATCAATAAGATTAACTCGATTTCAGCAATAAAGAATCCGACAGCCTATGAGCGAGCTCTGATCAAAGGCGCCACATTACTACGAAACGCAAAATATCCGGGATTCTAA
- a CDS encoding ABC transporter ATP-binding protein, producing MNEAMPAAAPVLSLRKLSVDARTPEGRKPVLQDVSFELASGETLCIAGESGSGKSVTSLSIMGLLPKASLKVASGSIMLGERDLLTLSDRAMRGVRGGDIAMVFQEPMTSLNPVMSVGNQLTEAIRAHQGSDNAEAVALKMLDAVQITEPARRLKQYPHELSGGMRQRVMIAMALSCRPKVLIADEPTTALDVTVQAQILKLMRELKREFGASIILITHDMGVVAEMADRVVIMQNGRIVEQGTALAIFQRPKEAYTQQLLAAVPRLGALAGTDRPPRITQRAVETLHPDRTPVLNVRDLTVTYGNAASRFFKGKPPVAAVEGVSFDILPAETLGLVGESGSGKSTTGKAVLGLIPFKGNVLIDGRNIAGLSQREMRPVRRSAQMIFQDPYASLDPRMAVGKAIGEPMVIHGIGNRSERQDRVAELLHRVGLTPDAATRYPHEFSGGQRQRICIARALALEPKLIVADESVAALDVSVRARVLDLLLELQETMGLAYLFISHDMAVVERMSHNVAVMRAGRIIETGTRRDIFENPRDDYTRALIAAVPIPDPEIYRGREAHR from the coding sequence GTGAACGAAGCCATGCCCGCCGCAGCACCGGTGCTCAGCCTTCGCAAGCTGAGCGTCGATGCCCGCACGCCCGAAGGCCGCAAGCCGGTGCTCCAGGACGTCAGCTTCGAGCTTGCAAGCGGCGAAACGCTCTGCATCGCCGGTGAATCCGGCTCCGGCAAGTCGGTCACCTCGCTGTCGATCATGGGGCTCTTGCCGAAGGCCTCGCTGAAGGTCGCCTCCGGCAGCATCATGCTCGGCGAGCGCGACCTGCTCACGCTTTCCGACCGGGCGATGCGCGGCGTCCGTGGCGGCGATATCGCGATGGTGTTCCAGGAACCGATGACCTCGCTCAACCCGGTCATGTCGGTCGGCAACCAGCTGACCGAAGCAATCCGCGCGCACCAGGGCAGCGACAATGCCGAGGCGGTGGCGCTGAAGATGCTCGATGCCGTGCAGATCACCGAGCCGGCCCGGCGGCTGAAGCAATATCCGCACGAGCTTTCCGGCGGCATGCGCCAGCGGGTGATGATCGCCATGGCGCTCTCCTGCCGGCCGAAGGTGCTGATTGCCGACGAGCCGACGACGGCGCTCGACGTCACCGTGCAGGCGCAAATCCTCAAGCTGATGCGTGAGTTGAAGCGCGAATTCGGTGCCTCGATCATCCTGATCACGCACGACATGGGCGTCGTCGCCGAAATGGCCGACCGCGTCGTCATCATGCAGAACGGCAGGATCGTCGAGCAGGGAACGGCACTCGCCATCTTCCAGCGGCCGAAGGAGGCCTATACGCAGCAATTGCTGGCCGCCGTCCCGCGGCTCGGCGCGCTTGCCGGCACCGACCGTCCGCCGCGCATCACCCAGCGGGCCGTGGAGACACTGCATCCGGACCGCACGCCGGTGCTGAACGTGCGCGACCTCACCGTCACCTATGGCAATGCCGCAAGCCGGTTTTTCAAGGGCAAGCCGCCAGTTGCAGCCGTCGAAGGCGTTTCCTTCGATATCCTGCCGGCTGAAACGCTTGGCCTCGTCGGCGAAAGCGGTTCCGGCAAATCGACGACCGGCAAGGCCGTGCTCGGTCTCATCCCCTTCAAAGGCAATGTCCTGATCGACGGCCGCAACATTGCCGGCCTCAGCCAGCGCGAGATGCGGCCCGTGCGCCGCTCGGCGCAGATGATCTTCCAGGATCCCTATGCCTCGCTCGACCCGCGCATGGCCGTCGGCAAGGCGATCGGCGAACCGATGGTCATTCACGGCATCGGCAACCGCAGTGAACGGCAGGACCGCGTCGCCGAACTGCTGCACCGGGTCGGCCTGACGCCTGATGCGGCGACGCGCTATCCGCACGAGTTCTCAGGCGGCCAGCGCCAGCGCATCTGCATCGCCCGGGCTCTGGCGCTCGAGCCCAAGCTGATCGTCGCCGACGAGAGCGTCGCAGCCCTTGATGTCTCCGTCCGCGCCCGGGTGCTCGACCTGCTGCTCGAACTGCAGGAAACGATGGGACTCGCCTATCTGTTCATCTCCCACGACATGGCGGTGGTCGAGCGCATGTCGCACAACGTCGCCGTCATGCGCGCCGGCCGCATCATCGAAACCGGCACACGGCGGGATATCTTCGAGAACCCGAGGGATGACTACACCCGCGCGCTGATCGCCGCGGTTCCGATCCCTGATCCGGAGATCTATCGTGGCAGGGAAGCGCATCGGTGA
- a CDS encoding acetamidase/formamidase family protein yields MCIACTHTIHRAQHNFGWNKDFTPAVVAKPGETIHFECMDSSGGQLGSDATLETLNALDFGKINPVSGPVYVEGAKPGDALKVTLRKFIPSGVGWTANIPGFGLLADQFKDPALHVWSYDANSMVPALYGPGGRVPLKPFAGTIGVAPTEPGTHSVVPPRRVGGNMDIRDLTAGVTLYLPVEVDGALFSIGDTHAAQGDGEVCGTAIESQMNVEATIELVKDAKLQTPRFTTTEPVTRHLDGAGYEVTTGIGPDLMTGARESVMRMIDFLGAEHGMSAVDAYLLCSVCGDLRISEIVDQPNWVVSFYFPRIVFA; encoded by the coding sequence ATGTGCATCGCCTGCACTCATACCATCCACCGCGCCCAGCACAATTTTGGCTGGAACAAGGATTTCACCCCGGCCGTCGTCGCCAAGCCCGGCGAGACGATCCACTTCGAATGCATGGATTCGTCGGGTGGCCAGCTCGGAAGCGACGCGACGCTGGAAACGCTGAACGCGCTCGATTTCGGCAAGATCAACCCGGTCTCCGGCCCGGTCTATGTCGAAGGCGCCAAGCCCGGCGATGCGCTGAAGGTGACGCTACGCAAGTTCATCCCCTCGGGCGTCGGCTGGACGGCCAATATCCCAGGCTTCGGCCTGCTTGCCGACCAGTTCAAGGACCCGGCGCTGCACGTCTGGTCCTATGACGCCAACAGCATGGTGCCAGCCCTTTACGGCCCGGGTGGGCGCGTGCCACTGAAGCCCTTCGCCGGCACGATCGGCGTCGCACCCACCGAGCCCGGCACCCACTCCGTCGTTCCCCCACGCCGCGTCGGCGGCAACATGGACATCCGCGACCTGACGGCGGGGGTGACGCTCTATCTGCCGGTCGAGGTCGACGGCGCGCTGTTTTCGATCGGTGATACCCATGCCGCGCAGGGCGATGGCGAAGTTTGCGGCACGGCGATCGAAAGCCAGATGAACGTCGAAGCGACGATCGAGCTCGTCAAGGACGCCAAGCTGCAGACGCCGCGCTTCACCACCACCGAACCGGTGACCCGCCATCTCGACGGCGCCGGCTACGAGGTCACCACAGGCATCGGCCCTGATCTGATGACCGGGGCACGCGAAAGCGTCATGCGCATGATCGATTTTCTCGGCGCCGAACACGGCATGAGCGCCGTCGATGCCTATTTGCTCTGCTCGGTCTGCGGCGATCTCCGGATCAGCGAGATCGTCGACCAGCCGAACTGGGTGGTCTCCTTCTACTTCCCGAGGATCGTGTTCGCGTGA